The Candidatus Delongbacteria bacterium genome includes a region encoding these proteins:
- a CDS encoding GNAT family N-acetyltransferase, which translates to MSRKINFQPVTRLNYEKLFRLKIRNDQKKFVPSILESLAYAYIKPWDEAFDPYIIFDNDKMIGFFYVSYTPDSEDNYWIGGFFIDRKYQGMGYGKDSFSAILKFIPSIHKNCKEISLTIEKNNEVARSLYESFGFNGSGEENRDGELIFRFKCHI; encoded by the coding sequence ATGAGTAGAAAGATAAATTTTCAGCCTGTCACTAGACTTAATTATGAAAAACTGTTTAGATTAAAAATTAGAAATGATCAGAAAAAATTTGTTCCATCTATTTTGGAATCTTTAGCATACGCTTATATCAAGCCATGGGATGAAGCTTTTGATCCATACATAATTTTTGATAATGACAAAATGATTGGTTTCTTTTATGTATCGTACACTCCTGACAGTGAGGATAATTATTGGATTGGAGGGTTTTTTATTGATAGAAAGTATCAGGGAATGGGTTATGGAAAAGATTCATTTTCAGCTATTTTGAAATTCATACCCTCAATACATAAAAATTGTAAAGAAATTTCTCTAACTATTGAAAAGAATAATGAAGTAGCAAGAAGTTTATACGAGTCATTTGGGTTTAATGGATCGGGCGAAGAAAATAGAGATGGAGAATTGATTTTTAGGTTTAAATGTCATATCTAA